The following are encoded together in the Petrotoga olearia DSM 13574 genome:
- the murD gene encoding UDP-N-acetylmuramoyl-L-alanine--D-glutamate ligase encodes MKICLVGYGKSNNELLTKLLKSNHEIFVSQDKDFTKTDEIYFKKNNIKYETDHNDFLKNCDLAIVSPGIPPNSKAAKIIFENKIDYTTELEYSWEIIKKVNKQAVFIGITGTDGKSTTTSLIGHILKVAEPLTFVGGNIGLPLAQSSEALNYYVVEVSSFQIFWSKWFSPEISVLTNLAPDHLNWHNDLNDYYETKAKLLLRTLKSGGVTIINEDSVNLLNLKDYQSSEKFITFSKNMIEGNYIKYKNKKIQVSNKMFELDIFKEDILASAVTALNLGISEKVIEQAINSFKPLKYRLELIKSINGVNYYNDSKATNVHSAYNAYKSFRGKSYIAILSGIPKNEDLTPLIEEIKTNSKVVLVFGEMEKEVKKYTLNHKFIFKNNLEEVFLYLSEICEVGDNVVFSPAGASFDKYKNYEERGEHFNSLVAKS; translated from the coding sequence ATGAGTTACTGACAAAGCTTTTAAAAAGTAATCACGAAATCTTTGTTAGCCAAGACAAAGATTTTACTAAAACCGATGAAATATACTTTAAGAAAAACAACATCAAATATGAAACAGACCACAACGACTTTTTAAAAAACTGTGATTTAGCTATTGTAAGCCCCGGGATTCCCCCAAACAGTAAGGCAGCTAAAATAATATTTGAAAACAAGATCGATTACACTACAGAATTAGAGTACTCATGGGAAATTATAAAAAAAGTAAACAAACAAGCTGTTTTTATTGGAATAACAGGAACCGACGGAAAATCAACTACCACATCTTTAATAGGACATATATTAAAAGTTGCAGAACCTTTAACCTTTGTAGGGGGTAATATTGGATTACCCTTAGCACAATCATCAGAAGCTCTAAACTACTACGTAGTTGAAGTTAGTTCTTTTCAAATATTCTGGTCAAAATGGTTTTCCCCTGAAATATCCGTACTAACAAACCTGGCACCAGATCATCTAAACTGGCACAACGACTTGAATGATTACTACGAAACCAAAGCTAAATTATTGTTAAGAACCCTCAAATCAGGAGGAGTAACCATTATCAACGAAGATTCTGTCAATCTTTTAAATCTCAAAGATTACCAATCAAGTGAAAAGTTTATAACTTTTTCTAAAAACATGATTGAAGGTAATTACATTAAATACAAAAACAAAAAAATACAAGTCAGCAACAAAATGTTTGAACTGGACATCTTCAAAGAAGACATCTTGGCATCAGCAGTAACAGCGTTAAATTTGGGAATCTCTGAAAAAGTTATAGAACAAGCAATAAACTCCTTCAAACCACTAAAGTATAGGTTGGAACTGATAAAAAGTATAAACGGAGTCAATTATTACAACGATTCAAAAGCAACCAACGTTCACTCCGCTTACAACGCCTACAAAAGTTTCAGAGGGAAAAGTTACATAGCAATTCTAAGTGGAATACCTAAAAACGAAGACTTAACTCCATTAATCGAAGAAATCAAAACAAATTCCAAAGTCGTATTAGTTTTTGGAGAAATGGAAAAAGAAGTCAAAAAATACACCTTGAATCACAAATTCATCTTCAAAAATAATTTAGAAGAAGTATTCTTATACCTAAGTGAAATATGTGAAGTAGGAGACAATGTGGTATTTTCACCAGCGGGAGCAAGCTTTGATAAATACAAAAATTATGAAGAAAGAGGCGAACACTTCAATTCTTTGGTAGCAAAATCTTAA